In one Cottoperca gobio chromosome 12, fCotGob3.1, whole genome shotgun sequence genomic region, the following are encoded:
- the LOC115016701 gene encoding lysosome membrane protein 2-like isoform X1 has protein sequence MTRRSCAIYAVGVICATLLVVGIGLVVGQVFRTFMYNRLKKEIVLVEGSRVFESWKAPPPPVYMEFFFFNMTNVIAFTEEGAKPEVTQIGPYTYREYRNKDNVTMVENGTKVSAYNSKSFVFLREKSVGDPAVDNITTVNIPAWAVMNKVKGSFWKTTMVSIWMNSFGSGLFTTRTVDELLWGYEDPLLARVSQTNPDVEKIFGLMYKKNGSHSGEFIYRTGQQNYMEYGHVETWKGKSELNFWTSNQSNSINGSDGSAFHPLLEKNERIYIFTPDLCRSIYMEFEKDVEVKGIPAYRFTPPRSVLASKEENPANEGFCVSPRECLGTGLLKVSPCRKGAPVVASFPHFYLGEDKYVAAIGGMSPQREHHQTFLDLNPTTGVIVRANKRAQINILINRLTGFPKTRLLNDTIFPVMFLNESVVIDDASAARVHKLLLIVTLVSNFPLIIVGLGAIMLAVFIILLLWARKRKNEVKRTVFTKPLYATSTEEDTSYSPVSDKEKEDSQNGTYIGLTEKNEPQT, from the exons GAGATTGTTTTGGTAGAGGGCAGCCGTGTGTTTGAGTCATGGAAAGCCCCTCCCCCACCTGTCTACATggagtttttcttcttcaataTGACCAATGTGATTGCGTTCACCGAAGAGGGGGCCAAGCCAGAGGTCACGCAGATCGGACCCTACACATATAG GGAGTACAGGAATAAGGACAATGTGACAATGGTGGAAAACGGCACGAAGGTGTCTGCATACAACAGCAAAAGTTTTGTGTTCCTGAGAGAAAAGTCTGTGGGTGACCCAGCTGTGGATAACATCACCACTGTCAACATCCCTGCTTGG GCTGTTATGAACAAGGTGAAAGGGAGTTTCTGGAAGACAACTATGGTGTCCATCTGGATGAACTCTTTTGGAAGTGGTCTCTTCACTACTCGCACTGTGGATGAATTGCTCTGGGGCTACGAAGATCCCTTGCTGGCTAGAGTCTCTCAAACCAATCCTGACGTGGAGAAGATCTTTGGCCTCATGTACAAG AAAAATGGAAGTCACAGCGGGGAATTTATCTACCGCACTGGGCAGCAGAACTACATGGAGTATGGCCACGTCGAAACATGGAAAGGCAAAAG CGAGCTGAACTTCTGGACGTCTAACCAAAGCAACAGCATCAATGGATCAGATGGAAGTGCTTTCCATCCCTTGCTGGAGAAGAATGAACGCATTTACATCTTCACTCCAGACCTCTGCAG GTCGATCTACATGGAGTTTGAGAAAGATGTAGAGGTGAAAGGAATCCCAGCCTACCGCTTCACACCACCACGCTCTGTTTTGGCCAGCAAAGAGGAAAACCCAGCCAATGAGGGTTTCTGCGTCAGCCCACGAGAGTGCCTGGGAACTGGCCTTCTTAAAGTCAGTCCGTGTCGGAAAG GTGCCCCAGTGGTCGCCTCCTTTCCTCATTTTTACCTGGGAGAGGATAAATATGTGGCTGCCATTGGAGGAATGTCCCCTCAAAGAGAGCATCACCAAACGTTCCTAGACCTTAACCCG ACCACTGGAGTGATTGTACGTGCAAACAAGAGGGCGCAGATAAACATCTTGATCAACAGACTCACTGGATTCCC GAAAACAAGACTCCTGAATGACACAATCTTTCCCGTCATGTTCCTGAATGAG AGTGTGGTGATTGATGATGCGTCCGCGGCGAGAGTACACAAGCTGCTGCTGATTGTCACTCTAGTGTCCAACTTCCCGCTCATTATTGTGGGACTGGGCGCCATCATGCTCGCAGTCTTCATCATCCTTCTTCTCTGGGCCCGCAAACGGAAG AATGAAGTTAAGCGCACTGTGTTTACCAAGCCTCTCTATGCT ACCTCCACTGAAGAGGACACTTCTTACTCTCCAGTCAGCGATAAGGAAAAGGAAGATTCTCAAAATGGAACATATATCGGTTTGACAGAAAAAAATGAGCCACAAACTTGA
- the LOC115016701 gene encoding lysosome membrane protein 2-like isoform X2 gives MTRRSCAIYAVGVICATLLVVGIGLVVGQVFRTFMYNRLKKEIVLVEGSRVFESWKAPPPPVYMEFFFFNMTNVIAFTEEGAKPEVTQIGPYTYREYRNKDNVTMVENGTKVSAYNSKSFVFLREKSVGDPAVDNITTVNIPAWAVMNKVKGSFWKTTMVSIWMNSFGSGLFTTRTVDELLWGYEDPLLARVSQTNPDVEKIFGLMYKKNGSHSGEFIYRTGQQNYMEYGHVETWKGKSELNFWTSNQSNSINGSDGSAFHPLLEKNERIYIFTPDLCRSIYMEFEKDVEVKGIPAYRFTPPRSVLASKEENPANEGFCVSPRECLGTGLLKVSPCRKGAPVVASFPHFYLGEDKYVAAIGGMSPQREHHQTFLDLNPTTGVIVRANKRAQINILINRLTGFPKTRLLNDTIFPVMFLNESVVIDDASAARVHKLLLIVTLVSNFPLIIVGLGAIMLAVFIILLLWARKRKTSTEEDTSYSPVSDKEKEDSQNGTYIGLTEKNEPQT, from the exons GAGATTGTTTTGGTAGAGGGCAGCCGTGTGTTTGAGTCATGGAAAGCCCCTCCCCCACCTGTCTACATggagtttttcttcttcaataTGACCAATGTGATTGCGTTCACCGAAGAGGGGGCCAAGCCAGAGGTCACGCAGATCGGACCCTACACATATAG GGAGTACAGGAATAAGGACAATGTGACAATGGTGGAAAACGGCACGAAGGTGTCTGCATACAACAGCAAAAGTTTTGTGTTCCTGAGAGAAAAGTCTGTGGGTGACCCAGCTGTGGATAACATCACCACTGTCAACATCCCTGCTTGG GCTGTTATGAACAAGGTGAAAGGGAGTTTCTGGAAGACAACTATGGTGTCCATCTGGATGAACTCTTTTGGAAGTGGTCTCTTCACTACTCGCACTGTGGATGAATTGCTCTGGGGCTACGAAGATCCCTTGCTGGCTAGAGTCTCTCAAACCAATCCTGACGTGGAGAAGATCTTTGGCCTCATGTACAAG AAAAATGGAAGTCACAGCGGGGAATTTATCTACCGCACTGGGCAGCAGAACTACATGGAGTATGGCCACGTCGAAACATGGAAAGGCAAAAG CGAGCTGAACTTCTGGACGTCTAACCAAAGCAACAGCATCAATGGATCAGATGGAAGTGCTTTCCATCCCTTGCTGGAGAAGAATGAACGCATTTACATCTTCACTCCAGACCTCTGCAG GTCGATCTACATGGAGTTTGAGAAAGATGTAGAGGTGAAAGGAATCCCAGCCTACCGCTTCACACCACCACGCTCTGTTTTGGCCAGCAAAGAGGAAAACCCAGCCAATGAGGGTTTCTGCGTCAGCCCACGAGAGTGCCTGGGAACTGGCCTTCTTAAAGTCAGTCCGTGTCGGAAAG GTGCCCCAGTGGTCGCCTCCTTTCCTCATTTTTACCTGGGAGAGGATAAATATGTGGCTGCCATTGGAGGAATGTCCCCTCAAAGAGAGCATCACCAAACGTTCCTAGACCTTAACCCG ACCACTGGAGTGATTGTACGTGCAAACAAGAGGGCGCAGATAAACATCTTGATCAACAGACTCACTGGATTCCC GAAAACAAGACTCCTGAATGACACAATCTTTCCCGTCATGTTCCTGAATGAG AGTGTGGTGATTGATGATGCGTCCGCGGCGAGAGTACACAAGCTGCTGCTGATTGTCACTCTAGTGTCCAACTTCCCGCTCATTATTGTGGGACTGGGCGCCATCATGCTCGCAGTCTTCATCATCCTTCTTCTCTGGGCCCGCAAACGGAAG ACCTCCACTGAAGAGGACACTTCTTACTCTCCAGTCAGCGATAAGGAAAAGGAAGATTCTCAAAATGGAACATATATCGGTTTGACAGAAAAAAATGAGCCACAAACTTGA
- the LOC115016701 gene encoding lysosome membrane protein 2-like isoform X3 encodes MEFFFFNMTNVIAFTEEGAKPEVTQIGPYTYREYRNKDNVTMVENGTKVSAYNSKSFVFLREKSVGDPAVDNITTVNIPAWAVMNKVKGSFWKTTMVSIWMNSFGSGLFTTRTVDELLWGYEDPLLARVSQTNPDVEKIFGLMYKKNGSHSGEFIYRTGQQNYMEYGHVETWKGKSELNFWTSNQSNSINGSDGSAFHPLLEKNERIYIFTPDLCRSIYMEFEKDVEVKGIPAYRFTPPRSVLASKEENPANEGFCVSPRECLGTGLLKVSPCRKGAPVVASFPHFYLGEDKYVAAIGGMSPQREHHQTFLDLNPTTGVIVRANKRAQINILINRLTGFPKTRLLNDTIFPVMFLNESVVIDDASAARVHKLLLIVTLVSNFPLIIVGLGAIMLAVFIILLLWARKRKNEVKRTVFTKPLYATSTEEDTSYSPVSDKEKEDSQNGTYIGLTEKNEPQT; translated from the exons ATggagtttttcttcttcaataTGACCAATGTGATTGCGTTCACCGAAGAGGGGGCCAAGCCAGAGGTCACGCAGATCGGACCCTACACATATAG GGAGTACAGGAATAAGGACAATGTGACAATGGTGGAAAACGGCACGAAGGTGTCTGCATACAACAGCAAAAGTTTTGTGTTCCTGAGAGAAAAGTCTGTGGGTGACCCAGCTGTGGATAACATCACCACTGTCAACATCCCTGCTTGG GCTGTTATGAACAAGGTGAAAGGGAGTTTCTGGAAGACAACTATGGTGTCCATCTGGATGAACTCTTTTGGAAGTGGTCTCTTCACTACTCGCACTGTGGATGAATTGCTCTGGGGCTACGAAGATCCCTTGCTGGCTAGAGTCTCTCAAACCAATCCTGACGTGGAGAAGATCTTTGGCCTCATGTACAAG AAAAATGGAAGTCACAGCGGGGAATTTATCTACCGCACTGGGCAGCAGAACTACATGGAGTATGGCCACGTCGAAACATGGAAAGGCAAAAG CGAGCTGAACTTCTGGACGTCTAACCAAAGCAACAGCATCAATGGATCAGATGGAAGTGCTTTCCATCCCTTGCTGGAGAAGAATGAACGCATTTACATCTTCACTCCAGACCTCTGCAG GTCGATCTACATGGAGTTTGAGAAAGATGTAGAGGTGAAAGGAATCCCAGCCTACCGCTTCACACCACCACGCTCTGTTTTGGCCAGCAAAGAGGAAAACCCAGCCAATGAGGGTTTCTGCGTCAGCCCACGAGAGTGCCTGGGAACTGGCCTTCTTAAAGTCAGTCCGTGTCGGAAAG GTGCCCCAGTGGTCGCCTCCTTTCCTCATTTTTACCTGGGAGAGGATAAATATGTGGCTGCCATTGGAGGAATGTCCCCTCAAAGAGAGCATCACCAAACGTTCCTAGACCTTAACCCG ACCACTGGAGTGATTGTACGTGCAAACAAGAGGGCGCAGATAAACATCTTGATCAACAGACTCACTGGATTCCC GAAAACAAGACTCCTGAATGACACAATCTTTCCCGTCATGTTCCTGAATGAG AGTGTGGTGATTGATGATGCGTCCGCGGCGAGAGTACACAAGCTGCTGCTGATTGTCACTCTAGTGTCCAACTTCCCGCTCATTATTGTGGGACTGGGCGCCATCATGCTCGCAGTCTTCATCATCCTTCTTCTCTGGGCCCGCAAACGGAAG AATGAAGTTAAGCGCACTGTGTTTACCAAGCCTCTCTATGCT ACCTCCACTGAAGAGGACACTTCTTACTCTCCAGTCAGCGATAAGGAAAAGGAAGATTCTCAAAATGGAACATATATCGGTTTGACAGAAAAAAATGAGCCACAAACTTGA
- the nup54 gene encoding LOW QUALITY PROTEIN: nucleoporin p54 (The sequence of the model RefSeq protein was modified relative to this genomic sequence to represent the inferred CDS: deleted 1 base in 1 codon) gives MAFSFGGATGNPAASTTGFAFGSFGAKPTASTAAFGFGSAATTTTASSGFGTLTAPGFGAATTTAAAPATGFSFGSTNTGTFGGFGATTTTAAAPGSTFSFAAPANTAGGLFGNTQNKGFGFSSGLGVGTAAGTTGFGNVLGTSTLGGFGGFNIQPAQQQPGGLFGQPAQQQGQAQPTQLYQQVTALSAPTLLGDERDSILAKWNQLQAYWGTGKGYYSNNNQPVDFTQENPFCRFKAVGYSCVPVSKDEDGFVVLLLNKKEADVRVQQQHLVETLHKFLGNNQSLTVNVDGVKALLNDQTEVIIYVVERSPNGTSKRIPATTLFSYLEQANIKVQLAQIGVAMSVTRTELSPAQLKQLLQNAPAGVDPIIWEQAKVDNPEPEKLIPVPMVGFKELLRRLQIQEQMTKQHQTRVDIISSDISELQKNQATTVAKISQYKRKLMDLSHRVLQVLIKQEIQRKSGYAIQVDEEHLRVQLDTIQSELNAPTQFKGRLNELMSQIRMQNHFGAVRSEERYSVDADLLREIKQHLKQQQDGLSHLISVIKDDLEDIKLVEHGLSDSGHMRGSILS, from the exons atgGCGTTTAGTTTTGGCGGCGCCACGGGTAACCCAGCGGCAA GCACGACCGGGTTTGCATTCGGTTCATTTGGTGCCAAACCTACAGCATCAACAGCAGCATTTGGCTTTGGCTCCGcagccaccaccaccaccgcctcATCCGGATTCGGCA CACTTACAGCCCCTGGTTTTGGGGCAGCCAccaccactgctgctgcaccagcCACAGGATTTAGTTTTGGCTCCACCAACACTG GTACATTTGGTGGCTTTGGGGCAACGACAACAACTGCCGCTGCACCAGGGTCCACTTTTAGCTTTGCAGCTCCCGCCAACACCGCAG GAGGCCTGTTTGgtaacacacagaacaaaggTTTTGGGTTCTCCTCTGGGCTTGGCGTTGGGACCGCTGCTGGGACAACAGGATTTGGAAATGTATTGGGAACATCCACCCTTGGTGGGTTTGGAGGCTTTAATATCCAGCCAGCTCAGCAGCAGCCAG GAGGCTTGTTCGGCCAGCCGGCCCAGCAACAGGGTCAGGCTCAGCCCACCCAGCTCTACCAGCAGGTCACTGCTCTGTCAGCTCCCACCTTGTTAGGTGATGAACGTGACTCCATCTTAGCCAAATGGAACCAATTGCAGGCTTACTGGGGCACTGGGAAGGGCTACTACAGCAACAACAACCAACCTGTCGACTTCACCCAGGAG AACCCATTCTGCAGGTTCAAG GCGGTGGGCTATAGCTGCGTCCCTGTGAGTAAGGATGAGGATGGTTTTGTGGTCTTGCTTCTCAATAAAAAGGAAGCTGATGTGCGAGTTCAGCAACAGCATCTGGTGGAGACGCTCCACAAGTTCCTGGGAAACAACCAGTCGCTCACTGTCAATGTAGACGGAGTCAAAGCCCTGCTCAATGACCA GACAGAGGTGATAATTTACGTGGTGGAGCGTTCTCCAAATGGCACCTCCAAGCGGATCCCCGCCACCACGCTCTTCAGTTATTTGGAGCAGGCCAACATCAAGGTCCAGCTCGCACAGATTGGAGTGGCCATGTCGGTGACGCGCACAGAGCTGTCTCCAGCACAGCTAAAACAGCTGCTGCAAAATGCACCTGCAG GAGTGGATCCCATCATTTGGGAGCAGGCTAAGGTGGACAACCCTGAACCAGAGAA ATTAATACCAGTGCCCATGGTTGGTTTTAAGGAGCTGCTTCGCAGGCTGCAAATCCAGGAGCAGATGACCAAACAGCACCAGACCAGAGTGGAT ATTATTTCCAGTGACATCAGTGAACTGCAGAAGAACCAGGCGACCACAGTGGCCAAGATTTCCCAGTACAAGAGGAAGCTGATGGATCTCTCTCACAGGGTGCTGCAG GTGCTGATCAAACAagagattcagaggaaaagtggTTATGCTATCCAAGTGGACGAGGAGCACCTCAGGGTGCAGCTGGACACCATTCAGTCTGAACTTAATGCCCCCACACAGTTCAAG GGTCGGTTGAATGAATTAATGTCTCAAATCCGGATGCAGAATCACTTTGGAGCTGTGAGATCAGAAGAGCGATACAGTGTTGATGCAGACCTCCTCAGGGAGATCAAACAA CACTtgaaacagcagcaggacggcTTAAGTCATTTGATCAGCGTCATCAAAGATGACTTGGAAGACATCAAACTCGTAGAGCACGGGCTGAGTGACAGTGGACACATGAGAGGAAGCATCCTGAGCTGA